In Wenyingzhuangia fucanilytica, the following are encoded in one genomic region:
- a CDS encoding cytochrome-c peroxidase codes for MKNILIYIGCCVFLSCSSEKIDENNIYKPFEQPANFKTATYNFGGENIKDEEAVFNLGRALFYEGKLSSDNSISCAECHNQYFAFTHHGHTLSAGVNEALGTRNAQPIQNMAFMDTFTWDGALEQLGRQPMIPITAEVEMNSTFEEVKEKLNKDNKYISLFKKAYHSGKITEATILKALGNFMGMMVSNNSKYDKYIRGEEGGTFTEQEKRGLETFNNKCATCHSGSLFTDESYRNNGLSVNKFIPNEKGRQVISEKDEDFYKFKVPSLRNVERSYPYMHDGRLSSLKKVLDFYDSKVEDTPNLDPLLKNGDRLGIPLTDDEKDDIIAFLKTLTDYEFLNDPRFEAP; via the coding sequence ATGAAAAATATCCTAATATATATAGGGTGCTGTGTTTTTCTATCTTGTTCTTCGGAAAAAATAGATGAGAATAACATATATAAACCTTTTGAGCAACCAGCTAATTTTAAAACGGCTACTTACAATTTTGGTGGAGAAAACATCAAAGATGAAGAGGCTGTTTTTAATCTTGGAAGAGCCTTGTTTTATGAAGGAAAATTATCATCGGATAATAGTATTTCTTGTGCTGAATGTCATAATCAATATTTTGCATTTACCCATCATGGTCACACTTTAAGCGCAGGTGTTAACGAGGCTTTGGGAACTAGAAATGCTCAGCCAATTCAGAATATGGCTTTTATGGATACTTTTACCTGGGATGGTGCTTTAGAACAACTAGGGAGACAACCTATGATTCCTATTACAGCAGAGGTAGAAATGAATTCTACTTTTGAAGAAGTAAAAGAAAAATTAAATAAGGATAACAAATATATTTCTTTGTTTAAAAAAGCATATCACTCTGGAAAAATTACTGAAGCAACTATTTTAAAAGCTTTAGGTAATTTTATGGGAATGATGGTTTCAAACAACTCAAAATACGACAAGTACATAAGAGGTGAAGAAGGAGGAACATTTACGGAACAAGAAAAAAGAGGATTAGAAACGTTTAATAATAAATGTGCTACTTGCCATAGTGGAAGTTTATTTACAGATGAATCATATAGAAATAATGGTTTAAGTGTAAATAAATTTATTCCAAATGAAAAAGGAAGACAAGTTATTAGTGAAAAGGATGAAGATTTTTACAAATTTAAAGTCCCTAGTTTACGTAATGTAGAACGTTCTTACCCTTATATGCATGATGGTAGACTTTCTTCCCTAAAAAAAGTATTGGATTTTTATGACTCAAAAGTAGAAGATACTCCTAACTTAGATCCTTTGTTAAAAAATGGAGATAGACTTGGAATTCCATTAACGGATGATGAAAAAGATGATATTATTGCTTTTTTAAAGACGCTAACAGATTATGAATTTTTAAATGACCCACGTTTTGAAGCACCTTAA
- a CDS encoding transporter produces MKHLKKISIVLITIFSINSYACDVCGCGAGNSSSTQYSNYNYFGLSYNYMHFNYKEGIHSTSPIGTDNINSVQLTGQYFITGRLSINTMIPFQFNEREASTGTVQNHGLGDISLTGLFNLFHNDDNQSLRIGVGVKLPTGKFDLIRANANNASSISATQLGTGALDVIFPLQYAIQINDISFQANATYFYKTENKYYFKYGDQTQIQAKVSYLFKETTKASWSVSGGVSYDKFLNSKTSGSANFNTDGVMTNAIIGLKCELQKLAIGINYQTPIDQKLVNNDVTFNRGLGIYTHWKF; encoded by the coding sequence TTGAAGCACCTTAAAAAAATTAGTATTGTTTTAATAACAATATTTTCAATAAATTCTTATGCTTGTGATGTTTGTGGTTGTGGAGCAGGAAACAGTTCTAGTACACAATATAGCAACTACAATTATTTTGGCCTTTCTTATAATTACATGCATTTTAATTATAAAGAAGGGATCCATTCAACTTCACCCATAGGAACCGATAATATTAATTCTGTACAATTAACAGGGCAGTATTTTATAACAGGTAGATTAAGTATAAATACAATGATTCCTTTTCAGTTTAACGAAAGAGAAGCAAGTACAGGTACTGTTCAAAATCATGGATTAGGTGATATATCTTTAACCGGATTATTCAACTTATTTCACAATGATGATAATCAATCTTTAAGAATAGGAGTAGGAGTAAAACTACCAACAGGTAAATTTGATTTGATAAGGGCTAATGCCAATAACGCTTCTAGTATTTCTGCTACCCAATTAGGAACAGGAGCTTTAGATGTTATTTTTCCTTTGCAATATGCAATCCAAATAAATGATATAAGTTTTCAAGCAAATGCAACGTATTTTTATAAAACGGAGAACAAATATTATTTTAAATACGGAGATCAAACACAAATTCAAGCCAAAGTAAGTTATCTTTTTAAAGAAACTACTAAAGCTAGTTGGAGTGTTTCGGGTGGAGTTAGTTATGATAAGTTTTTAAACTCTAAAACAAGTGGAAGCGCTAATTTTAATACAGATGGTGTCATGACCAATGCCATTATTGGATTAAAGTGTGAATTACAAAAATTAGCTATCGGAATTAATTACCAAACTCCAATAGACCAAAAATTGGTAAATAACGATGTAACTTTTAATCGAGGTTTAGGTATATATACCCATTGGAAGTTTTAA